The following are from one region of the Methanomassiliicoccales archaeon LGM-DZ1 genome:
- a CDS encoding ATP-dependent DNA ligase, translating into MMLFSELAETFDRLESTSSRLEMTDILAGYFSEIDPKYIRQTIYLSVGRLHPDFVPLELGMADKLVLRAISSVSGRSLSEVEDMWVRTGDPGEVAEVLTQKKKQMTLFSEPLTFEGVVDSLLKIESASGKDSQDRKTKILARMLSDSGPLEARYLCRIVTGRMRVGAGSMTVMDALAQAFASKDDRPEIERAFNITCDMGLVAETLAEKGMDGVRAIKVAVGSPVKVMLAERLRSLPDIMARMGGKCAFEYKYDGIRVQAHIRKGPDGFVKLYSRRLEDLTPNFPDIGEALAAQLKGKEAIVEGECVAYDPAADGLLPFQNVTHRRKKHGMSKAVEDVPVRIFMFDMLYRDGEDLTLKPYPYRRMMLESSFSESKGDGYDRLGYSERAVIGSEEEAQKFFDTAIGSKCEGIMAKSLAQDSVYRAGSRGFLWIKYKKDYTQALVDSFDLTVVGAFYGMGKRAGVYGALLMAAYDPDTGRWGTACKLGTGFDDAFLAALPGMLEKYRSEGRPSSVDAEMVPDVWFVPGLVLEVTAADISISPIHTIARGAVKEGSGLGLRFPRFTGRVRDDKTPEQCTTAAEIVEFYEMQDERDVESVEEAERASENGSADE; encoded by the coding sequence ATGATGCTTTTCAGCGAACTGGCGGAGACGTTCGACAGGCTCGAATCGACATCGAGCAGACTGGAGATGACCGACATACTGGCCGGGTACTTCTCGGAGATCGACCCGAAGTACATCAGGCAGACGATCTACCTGTCGGTGGGCAGGCTGCACCCGGACTTCGTCCCCCTGGAGCTCGGCATGGCCGACAAGCTGGTCCTGAGGGCGATCTCCTCGGTATCGGGCAGGAGCCTCTCCGAGGTCGAGGACATGTGGGTCAGGACCGGGGACCCGGGAGAGGTCGCCGAGGTGCTGACCCAGAAGAAGAAGCAGATGACCCTGTTCTCCGAGCCGCTGACCTTCGAAGGAGTAGTAGATTCCCTGCTGAAGATAGAGTCCGCCTCCGGGAAGGACTCCCAGGACCGGAAGACCAAGATCCTCGCCAGGATGCTTTCGGACTCCGGCCCGCTGGAGGCCCGCTACCTCTGCAGGATCGTCACCGGCAGGATGAGGGTGGGTGCCGGCTCCATGACCGTCATGGACGCCCTGGCGCAGGCCTTCGCGTCGAAGGACGACCGCCCGGAGATCGAGAGGGCGTTCAACATCACCTGCGACATGGGCCTGGTGGCCGAGACGCTCGCGGAGAAGGGCATGGACGGGGTCCGCGCGATAAAGGTGGCCGTCGGGAGCCCGGTGAAGGTGATGCTCGCCGAGAGGCTCAGGTCCCTCCCGGACATCATGGCGAGGATGGGCGGGAAGTGCGCCTTCGAGTACAAGTACGACGGCATCCGCGTGCAGGCCCACATCAGGAAGGGCCCGGACGGCTTCGTGAAGCTCTACTCCCGCCGCCTGGAGGACCTGACCCCCAACTTCCCGGACATCGGGGAGGCGCTGGCCGCCCAGCTGAAGGGGAAGGAGGCCATAGTCGAGGGCGAGTGCGTCGCCTACGACCCCGCCGCCGACGGGCTCCTCCCGTTCCAGAACGTGACCCACAGGAGGAAGAAGCACGGCATGTCCAAGGCCGTCGAGGACGTCCCCGTGCGCATATTCATGTTCGACATGCTCTACCGCGACGGCGAAGACCTGACCCTCAAGCCCTACCCCTACAGGAGGATGATGCTCGAGTCCTCGTTCTCGGAGTCGAAGGGGGACGGGTACGACCGCCTGGGTTATTCAGAGAGGGCGGTCATAGGGTCCGAGGAGGAGGCCCAGAAGTTCTTCGACACCGCCATCGGGTCGAAATGCGAGGGCATCATGGCCAAATCCCTGGCCCAGGACTCCGTGTACCGCGCCGGTTCCAGGGGGTTCCTCTGGATCAAGTACAAGAAGGACTACACCCAGGCCCTCGTCGACAGCTTCGACCTCACCGTCGTGGGGGCGTTCTACGGCATGGGCAAGCGCGCCGGCGTCTACGGCGCCCTGCTGATGGCGGCATATGACCCAGACACGGGAAGGTGGGGCACCGCATGCAAGCTGGGGACCGGGTTCGACGATGCGTTCCTGGCCGCCCTGCCGGGAATGCTGGAGAAGTACAGGTCGGAGGGACGGCCGTCATCTGTGGACGCCGAGATGGTGCCGGACGTGTGGTTCGTCCCTGGGCTGGTCCTCGAGGTCACCGCCGCGGACATCAGCATCAGCCCCATCCACACCATCGCCCGCGGCGCGGTCAAGGAGGGCTCGGGGCTGGGCCTCAGGTTCCCCAGGTTCACCGGCAGGGTGAGGGACGACAAGACCCCCGAGCAGTGCACCACCGCCGCCGAGATCGTCGAATTCTACGAGATGCAGGACGAGAGGGACGTGGAAAGCGTGGAAGAGGCCGAGAGGGCATCGGAGAACGGTTCCGCGGACGAGTGA
- a CDS encoding helicase-related protein, whose translation MQYVRMPGIAEGRLEDRRYQSEIAAECLRQNTLVILPTGLGKTAVALLAAARVLSEGKKVLMLAPTKPLVDQHSEYFSSMLDGISVGMLNGQMRPPKRAAVIAGSGFTVSTPQSVSNDLDNGVYDLSGFGMVIFDEAHRATGNYDYVNVARYIPAGCRTLGMTASPGSDASRIEEVCRNLGLVRIEMRTEDDPDVSPYVHDTYVNRIEVTLPQEITDISAELKKVLDGYFGDLVALRLTDPGWPASKKHMLSIQSSLQMRLGRGERTYTVFRGLVLTSACIKLLYAIELAETQGIPQLRKFLSKVNADAEAPGASKADRELTQDEGYLHAWHMAESSNVGHPKISQVMGLVSRVIASGESPRVLVFAQYRETCDILSEKLALVNGARVAKLIGQANGGLRQSEQIEMLERFRSGDFNVVVSTSVGEEGLDIASTNAVIFYEPVSSEIRTIQRRGRTGRKSDGEVYVLVAKGTMDEAVEKASKKKEEMMRQRLESLSRSLSKGPRVGSGQTYF comes from the coding sequence ATGCAGTATGTCCGCATGCCGGGCATCGCCGAAGGAAGACTGGAGGACAGACGCTACCAGTCGGAGATCGCCGCGGAATGCCTCAGGCAGAACACCCTCGTCATCCTGCCCACCGGGCTGGGGAAGACCGCCGTCGCCCTTTTGGCGGCCGCCAGGGTGCTCTCCGAAGGGAAGAAAGTGCTCATGCTGGCGCCCACCAAGCCGCTCGTCGACCAGCACAGCGAGTACTTCTCATCGATGCTGGACGGCATCTCCGTGGGGATGCTCAACGGGCAGATGCGCCCGCCCAAGAGGGCCGCGGTCATAGCCGGGAGCGGGTTCACGGTCTCCACCCCCCAATCGGTCTCCAACGACCTCGACAACGGAGTCTACGACCTATCCGGGTTCGGCATGGTCATATTCGATGAGGCCCACCGCGCCACCGGCAACTACGATTACGTGAACGTCGCCCGCTACATCCCGGCCGGCTGCCGCACCCTCGGCATGACCGCCTCCCCTGGCAGCGACGCCTCCAGGATCGAGGAGGTCTGCAGGAACCTGGGCCTGGTGAGGATCGAGATGCGCACCGAGGACGACCCGGACGTCTCCCCTTACGTGCACGACACCTATGTGAACAGGATCGAGGTCACCCTGCCGCAGGAGATTACGGACATCTCCGCGGAGCTGAAGAAAGTGCTCGACGGGTACTTCGGGGACCTGGTGGCCCTCAGGCTCACCGATCCGGGATGGCCGGCGTCCAAGAAGCACATGCTCTCGATCCAATCGTCCCTCCAGATGCGCCTGGGCAGGGGGGAGAGGACCTACACCGTTTTCCGCGGTCTGGTCCTCACCTCGGCCTGCATCAAGCTCCTCTACGCCATCGAGCTCGCGGAGACGCAGGGGATCCCCCAGCTCAGGAAGTTCCTGTCCAAGGTGAACGCCGATGCCGAGGCCCCGGGAGCGTCCAAGGCCGACCGCGAGCTGACCCAGGACGAGGGATACCTGCACGCCTGGCACATGGCGGAGAGCAGCAATGTCGGGCACCCGAAGATCTCGCAGGTGATGGGCCTGGTGTCGCGCGTCATCGCCTCGGGCGAGAGCCCCAGGGTGCTGGTCTTCGCTCAGTACAGGGAGACCTGCGACATCCTCAGCGAGAAGCTCGCCCTGGTGAACGGCGCGAGGGTCGCCAAGCTCATCGGGCAGGCCAACGGCGGCCTGAGGCAGAGCGAGCAGATCGAGATGCTGGAACGTTTCCGCAGCGGAGACTTTAACGTGGTCGTCTCCACCTCCGTCGGCGAGGAGGGTCTCGACATAGCCAGCACCAATGCGGTGATCTTCTACGAGCCCGTGTCGTCGGAGATCCGCACTATACAGCGCCGCGGGAGGACCGGGAGGAAGAGCGACGGCGAGGTCTACGTGCTGGTGGCCAAGGGCACGATGGACGAGGCCGTCGAGAAGGCCAGCAAGAAGAAGGAGGAGATGATGCGCCAGAGGCTGGAATCTCTCAGCAGGTCCCTGTCCAAGGGGCCGAGGGTGGGCTCCGGCCAGACGTACTTCTGA
- a CDS encoding iron-sulfur cluster assembly accessory protein — protein sequence MVTITPEAEKFIDELLEKNQKTGWGIKVYLSGYACSGPQFGMSFQEKPSEGEQVDKTAKSFDMFYDDETAKALDECVIEFVDDPNFGTGLSIRNPNFNGCASCGGGCGSY from the coding sequence ATGGTTACAATAACCCCTGAAGCGGAGAAGTTCATCGACGAGCTCCTCGAGAAGAACCAGAAGACCGGATGGGGTATCAAGGTTTACCTCTCCGGGTACGCATGCTCCGGCCCGCAGTTCGGGATGTCCTTCCAGGAGAAGCCCTCCGAGGGGGAGCAGGTCGACAAGACCGCGAAGAGCTTCGACATGTTCTATGACGACGAGACCGCCAAGGCCCTCGACGAGTGCGTCATCGAGTTCGTCGACGACCCGAACTTCGGCACCGGCCTCTCGATACGCAACCCCAACTTCAACGGCTGCGCATCCTGCGGCGGCGGATGCGGTTCCTACTGA
- a CDS encoding carboxymuconolactone decarboxylase family protein has product MENKEKLREKADGILKTIEETRGKVPLVNKVLSERPDLFVPNAELSMKLFEGEGSLDKKTRELVALAAAAALGGQYCMKEHIRNAAALGATKDEILEVLEIAGYMCMTRSQSYAFRVFADVYGMDVE; this is encoded by the coding sequence ATGGAGAACAAAGAGAAGCTTAGAGAGAAGGCCGACGGGATCCTGAAAACGATAGAGGAGACGCGCGGGAAGGTCCCCCTGGTGAACAAGGTCCTCTCGGAACGCCCGGACCTTTTCGTCCCCAACGCCGAGCTGAGCATGAAGCTGTTCGAGGGCGAGGGAAGCCTGGATAAAAAGACAAGAGAACTGGTCGCGCTCGCCGCCGCAGCCGCGCTCGGAGGCCAGTACTGCATGAAGGAGCACATCAGGAACGCAGCCGCGCTCGGCGCCACCAAGGACGAGATCCTGGAGGTCCTCGAGATAGCCGGCTACATGTGCATGACAAGGAGCCAGTCGTACGCCTTCCGCGTGTTCGCGGACGTTTACGGCATGGATGTGGAGTGA
- a CDS encoding helical backbone metal receptor, with protein MEGTLWKTVLTVALLLTGCAVGVAAVPHSSASYAAGIILDFGGYDIDYMGLEDSGENAVSALDSICAGKGYEVVYSEGSSVPSSVNSLPASGSSASWSLFVTYTGDTGWTRWSGDPADVSVGDFAAVCWGLCGEGEYPTPGVDATGTCYYGYGQCMRIVSMSPSCTETIAAAGAEGLIVATDSYSNYPVSVTEGKKNGSISEIGGYTNPSFETVAAQNPDLVIGMGDQSVHLSIIGKMRTQGVNCLAVYDASTVEEIEVNTYMIGVACGYEMHSVQTIGQIQDALDELASLVSAGSTDSGVMVALSSAKSPWVAGGSTYVSDVIARAACSNVYSSLRGWVQVNSETVAEYNPKCIIVVSSDYECSESGYSKMLSSLSAEWRSTDAYADGNIYLLTDGATDLASRPSTRIAQFEELMCRILQPAIFTDIEIPHWIGDDYTDYLTYTAELGFAS; from the coding sequence ATGGAGGGGACCCTGTGGAAGACCGTTCTGACCGTTGCGCTCCTTCTGACGGGATGCGCCGTCGGCGTAGCAGCCGTTCCGCACTCCTCCGCATCGTATGCCGCAGGGATCATCCTGGATTTCGGCGGCTATGACATCGATTACATGGGCCTCGAAGATTCCGGGGAGAACGCCGTCTCGGCGCTGGACAGCATCTGCGCCGGCAAAGGTTACGAGGTCGTGTATTCTGAAGGCTCGTCCGTGCCGTCGTCGGTGAACTCCCTGCCGGCTTCCGGGTCATCGGCATCATGGTCGCTCTTCGTCACATATACAGGCGATACAGGATGGACCAGATGGTCCGGGGATCCCGCCGATGTCTCCGTGGGGGACTTCGCGGCGGTCTGCTGGGGCCTCTGCGGCGAGGGGGAATACCCGACGCCCGGCGTCGATGCGACCGGCACATGCTACTACGGTTACGGGCAGTGCATGCGCATCGTCTCCATGTCGCCGTCCTGCACCGAGACCATCGCCGCCGCCGGCGCCGAGGGCCTGATAGTGGCCACGGACAGTTACAGCAACTATCCTGTGTCTGTAACCGAAGGGAAGAAGAACGGTTCCATATCCGAGATCGGAGGGTACACCAACCCGAGCTTCGAGACGGTCGCGGCCCAGAACCCTGACCTGGTGATAGGCATGGGGGACCAGTCCGTGCATCTGTCGATCATCGGCAAGATGCGCACCCAGGGCGTGAACTGCCTTGCGGTCTACGATGCGTCCACGGTCGAGGAGATCGAGGTCAACACCTACATGATCGGCGTAGCATGCGGCTACGAGATGCATTCGGTCCAGACCATCGGCCAGATACAGGATGCCCTCGACGAGCTGGCGTCCCTGGTCTCGGCCGGTTCTACTGACTCAGGCGTCATGGTCGCCCTCTCATCGGCCAAGTCGCCGTGGGTGGCGGGAGGCAGCACGTACGTGTCGGACGTCATCGCGCGCGCCGCATGCAGCAATGTTTACTCCAGTCTCAGAGGCTGGGTCCAGGTGAACAGCGAAACGGTGGCCGAATACAATCCGAAGTGCATAATCGTGGTATCGTCGGACTACGAATGCTCCGAGAGCGGCTACAGCAAGATGCTGAGCTCCCTGAGCGCAGAATGGCGGAGCACCGATGCCTATGCGGACGGGAACATCTATCTGCTGACGGACGGGGCCACGGACCTGGCCTCCAGGCCGTCCACGCGCATAGCGCAGTTCGAGGAACTTATGTGCAGGATCCTCCAGCCCGCTATATTCACTGACATAGAGATCCCGCATTGGATCGGGGATGATTACACGGACTATCTGACATATACAGCAGAGCTGGGATTCGCATCATGA
- a CDS encoding iron chelate uptake ABC transporter family permease subunit translates to MNGRRLAAVLAVLAVILSGAAVQASQGSDADTGLWVLIDEGDGDTYWAAADQTQTTVGGVLQSAAESLGLEYSASGGAVTVGGMSEVTVGGSEHSETSSWRYYVWDSSGEWTDMTSSSFLSEAPAASSVALGFYPAGTVPTETPDDMSSWTMIRGNSSLTKVQGGDDTSGSGPATAMSKSLGQNFVDANPLIARGCVYVVYGGYYSGDSMPTLYCFDRYTGAEKWHVSSPEGVGYETQTGAIAGNYYYWPVTNGHILKVPLSGPGTESYTVEVSSVLTGSSGSLTVSAVEYKLSSGSSYVSAEKEERDTDVFIIPAEIGSAYDINVTSDGTVYHGTVTVSSSSKGGVSVSFDGDSIKSYTDSTAPAYSDVSSAYVMKKFAAFDSSRTIEGRSMYATGVASITVWGGALFFGTSSGYTYAMDFDLNVLWRTDTLGQNYYDCPSVSGGNVYLGNYNGQLYVLDAATGDVKASASIASYASKVYGSGGRVCSPVAVGDLIFMSVSDGLGMNSVQGGLRVYRFDGSSLTEVLSDDSVGLSSTFMTYVSSEDGSWVYFLCDKGLCRVSADGSGAAETVDSDVSGIRGSPVNVGGKYLVYQDYAFSRNGSGGTIHVVSLDGEEVGSISRPSDIDQWTMTSVLVCGSMIYIGTDGGFAILESDLTVGVSSAGDSGGLPGWAIWAAIILIALAALAATVILLARRAGKPPGKYLSEKLGEMSGFRNEALSKTAANKRRLLFVLILGTALAAAAFLCCLAFGPSHSMSLSEAAGNLVSAIDKGGKGLTNDELYVYESRLPRAIAAMAVGMGLSVAGCMYQAVIRNPLVDPYIMGVSSGAGTFAVAAIASGFTLWGLLSSSNFMVPVLAVIGGLLAFGLTMLIAVLAGRTSTSYVLAGVVIGLAFSSIQTVILTTSDSEDLQNAVSWLYGSFTSVDWDNVWLIFFPTAFMCAASLLWAKELNLVLLGDDNAQQMGLNVRRFDAGMLILASVLTSVCVAFVGIIGFVGMVVPHICRMILGSDHRLVLPASIVLGAAMMLLADLLARMIMIPQELPVGAITTVIGVPLFAYLLIKRGKMYSG, encoded by the coding sequence ATGAACGGCCGGCGCCTGGCCGCCGTATTGGCGGTCCTGGCGGTCATACTGTCCGGCGCGGCCGTGCAGGCATCGCAGGGCTCCGATGCGGACACGGGCCTCTGGGTCCTCATCGACGAGGGCGACGGCGACACGTATTGGGCCGCCGCCGACCAGACCCAGACGACGGTCGGAGGGGTCCTGCAGTCGGCGGCCGAGAGCCTCGGCCTGGAGTACTCGGCAAGCGGCGGCGCCGTCACCGTCGGCGGCATGAGCGAGGTAACGGTGGGCGGATCGGAGCATTCCGAGACCAGCTCATGGAGGTACTATGTCTGGGACTCCTCCGGGGAATGGACGGACATGACCTCATCATCGTTCCTGTCAGAGGCCCCTGCCGCATCCAGCGTCGCGCTGGGATTCTATCCGGCCGGCACCGTCCCCACCGAGACCCCAGACGACATGTCCTCTTGGACCATGATCCGCGGGAACTCATCGCTCACCAAGGTCCAGGGAGGGGACGACACCTCCGGGTCCGGCCCGGCCACCGCGATGTCCAAATCCCTGGGGCAGAACTTCGTCGACGCCAATCCCCTCATAGCCCGCGGATGCGTCTACGTGGTCTACGGCGGATATTACAGCGGGGACAGCATGCCCACGCTCTACTGCTTCGACAGGTACACCGGCGCCGAGAAATGGCATGTGTCCTCGCCCGAAGGCGTCGGTTACGAGACCCAGACAGGTGCCATCGCCGGAAACTACTACTATTGGCCGGTCACCAACGGCCACATCCTGAAGGTCCCCCTGTCCGGCCCCGGCACCGAGAGCTACACGGTGGAGGTATCCTCGGTGCTGACGGGTTCCTCAGGCTCCCTGACGGTCAGCGCCGTAGAGTACAAGCTCAGCTCGGGATCGTCGTATGTCTCGGCGGAGAAGGAGGAAAGGGACACCGACGTGTTCATCATCCCGGCGGAGATCGGATCCGCCTATGACATCAATGTGACGTCGGACGGCACGGTCTACCATGGGACCGTGACAGTATCGTCCTCATCCAAGGGCGGGGTATCGGTCTCCTTCGACGGAGACTCGATCAAATCCTATACGGACAGCACCGCCCCCGCATACAGCGACGTCAGCAGCGCCTATGTGATGAAGAAGTTCGCCGCCTTCGACAGCTCCCGCACCATAGAAGGGCGCTCGATGTACGCCACCGGCGTTGCATCCATCACCGTGTGGGGAGGCGCCCTGTTCTTCGGCACCTCCAGCGGCTACACCTATGCCATGGACTTCGACCTGAACGTCCTGTGGAGGACGGACACCCTGGGCCAGAACTACTACGACTGCCCCTCGGTCTCCGGCGGGAACGTCTATCTGGGGAACTACAACGGGCAGCTTTACGTCCTGGACGCCGCCACCGGCGATGTGAAGGCCAGTGCCAGCATAGCATCGTATGCTTCCAAGGTCTACGGCAGCGGCGGGAGGGTATGCTCTCCTGTCGCCGTCGGGGACCTCATCTTCATGAGCGTCTCGGACGGGCTGGGGATGAACAGCGTCCAGGGAGGGCTGCGCGTGTACAGGTTCGACGGCTCGTCCCTGACGGAGGTCCTCAGCGACGACTCCGTCGGCCTGTCGTCCACCTTCATGACCTATGTCAGCTCCGAGGACGGCTCCTGGGTCTATTTCCTGTGCGACAAGGGCCTCTGCAGGGTCTCCGCCGACGGGAGCGGGGCTGCGGAGACCGTGGATTCCGATGTCAGCGGGATCCGCGGCTCGCCCGTGAACGTCGGCGGGAAATACCTGGTGTACCAGGACTATGCTTTCAGCAGGAACGGCAGCGGAGGGACAATCCATGTGGTCTCATTGGACGGGGAGGAGGTCGGCAGCATATCCCGTCCGTCCGACATCGACCAGTGGACGATGACCTCGGTGCTGGTATGCGGGAGCATGATATACATCGGCACCGACGGAGGATTCGCGATCCTGGAGTCCGACCTGACCGTGGGGGTATCGTCCGCGGGGGACAGCGGGGGCCTGCCGGGCTGGGCCATCTGGGCCGCGATCATCCTCATCGCGCTGGCGGCGCTGGCGGCGACGGTCATCCTGCTGGCGCGCAGGGCCGGGAAGCCTCCGGGGAAGTACCTGTCGGAGAAGCTCGGGGAGATGAGCGGGTTCCGCAACGAAGCCCTCTCCAAGACCGCGGCGAACAAGCGCCGCCTGCTCTTCGTCCTCATCCTGGGCACGGCCCTGGCCGCCGCCGCGTTCCTCTGCTGCCTAGCCTTCGGCCCGTCCCACAGCATGTCGCTGTCCGAGGCGGCCGGCAACCTGGTCTCGGCCATAGACAAAGGCGGGAAAGGGCTGACCAATGACGAGCTCTATGTCTACGAGTCACGCCTGCCCAGGGCCATCGCCGCCATGGCGGTGGGCATGGGCCTCTCGGTCGCAGGGTGCATGTACCAGGCGGTCATCAGGAACCCGCTCGTCGACCCGTACATAATGGGAGTGTCCTCCGGGGCCGGGACCTTCGCGGTGGCCGCCATCGCCAGCGGGTTCACCCTCTGGGGGCTGCTCAGCAGCTCGAACTTCATGGTGCCAGTCCTCGCCGTGATCGGGGGCCTGCTGGCCTTCGGCCTCACGATGCTCATCGCCGTCCTGGCCGGGAGGACCTCGACGTCGTACGTCCTGGCCGGAGTGGTCATCGGGCTGGCATTCTCATCGATCCAGACGGTGATACTGACCACTTCCGATTCCGAGGACCTGCAGAACGCGGTCTCCTGGCTGTACGGAAGCTTCACATCCGTCGACTGGGACAATGTCTGGCTCATATTCTTCCCGACGGCCTTCATGTGCGCCGCCTCTCTCCTCTGGGCCAAGGAGCTCAACCTGGTCCTCCTGGGGGACGACAACGCCCAGCAGATGGGGCTCAACGTCAGGAGGTTCGATGCGGGGATGCTGATCCTGGCGTCGGTGCTGACATCGGTCTGCGTGGCCTTCGTCGGCATCATAGGCTTCGTCGGTATGGTCGTTCCCCACATCTGCAGGATGATCCTGGGAAGCGACCATCGCCTGGTGCTGCCGGCGTCCATCGTGCTGGGGGCGGCCATGATGCTCCTGGCCGACCTTCTCGCCAGGATGATCATGATCCCGCAGGAGCTGCCGGTGGGGGCCATCACCACGGTGATCGGCGTCCCGCTGTTCGCCTACCTGCTCATCAAAAGGGGGAAGATGTACAGTGGATGA
- a CDS encoding ABC transporter ATP-binding protein, with protein sequence MDEVKAPLLEVRDLCKTYENGYRAVDGVSFSLPEGRLVGLIGPNGCGKSTMMKCINKMHQITSGDVLIDGVSVKGQTPKQISKQVANVPAELKNSFGLSVSDTVMLGRYPYLRNLWWETDEDETEAVDAMKKFGVYGLRDRRIDMLSSGERQRVLIAKAYVQKPRLMLVDEPTSHLDMKYKLNVMEYLKGLTGGNMTVLVAEHDISLMARYCDICLIMKKGHLVASGDPKKVITEDLIRDVYDVEATVGLDREGEIYVLPKRYVGKDF encoded by the coding sequence GTGGATGAGGTAAAGGCCCCGTTGCTGGAGGTCAGGGACCTGTGCAAGACGTACGAGAACGGCTACAGGGCGGTGGACGGAGTGTCGTTCAGCCTGCCGGAGGGGCGCCTGGTCGGGCTCATCGGGCCCAACGGGTGCGGGAAGTCCACCATGATGAAGTGCATCAACAAGATGCACCAGATCACCTCCGGGGACGTCCTCATCGACGGGGTATCCGTGAAGGGCCAGACCCCGAAGCAGATATCGAAGCAGGTGGCGAACGTCCCTGCCGAGCTTAAGAACAGCTTCGGCCTCTCGGTGTCAGATACGGTCATGCTCGGGCGCTATCCCTACCTGAGGAACCTGTGGTGGGAGACCGACGAGGATGAGACTGAGGCGGTCGACGCCATGAAGAAGTTCGGCGTCTACGGCCTCCGCGACCGCAGGATCGACATGCTGTCCTCCGGCGAGAGGCAGAGGGTGCTCATCGCGAAGGCCTATGTGCAGAAGCCGAGGCTTATGCTTGTCGACGAGCCCACGTCGCACCTCGACATGAAGTACAAGCTCAATGTGATGGAGTACCTCAAGGGACTCACGGGCGGCAACATGACCGTCCTCGTCGCCGAGCACGACATCTCCCTCATGGCGAGGTACTGCGACATATGCCTCATAATGAAGAAAGGGCATCTGGTGGCCTCCGGCGATCCCAAGAAGGTCATCACCGAGGACCTGATCCGCGACGTCTACGACGTGGAGGCGACCGTCGGCCTCGACCGCGAGGGCGAGATCTACGTGCTGCCGAAGAGGTACGTCGGGAAGGACTTCTGA